A genomic region of Brienomyrus brachyistius isolate T26 chromosome 6, BBRACH_0.4, whole genome shotgun sequence contains the following coding sequences:
- the LOC125744976 gene encoding ERBB receptor feedback inhibitor 1 — protein sequence MRPQNNRTMSAASLGAPGIRLPLRSAFAHGSRCHGADVAGSCWEQQHHLNNFCFELDAVPAECRLKPQQRVPVSDAFDGQSALPCSPQSPGAQRLPPKKFRPSLLILTPSPELSSLSSPEGDQVVPSFQRLSVYEHAPPLTSGRGTKPLPPLPGPVDLSSDEAMDNEVEFFTSTDESQRLVPESCAKPVGFRYGALSRRSFRGCGQINYAYYDGPSGDGVPEEEVPSSPQASPPVTRQPATREVPRQHERPQRRLRRSHSGPVGSLNKPAGLRLSSTNPSTRAQDKPEVPPRIPIPPRPSKGADLRRWSAEVPFGGCSDEDKPPKVPPRDPRSCSSPRTPSPKSLPIYINGVMPATQSFAPNPKYVSRALQRQHSLGSQTPHSPCILPIMENGKKASTTHYFLLPKRPVYLDGDKIDKFFKETDSESDSPSSLDWDCEARQKAHIHLV from the exons ATGAGACCCCAGAACAACCGGACAATGTCCGCCGCCAGCCTGGGCGCCCCGGGGATACGCCTGCCGCTGAGGAGCGCCTTCGCGCACGGCAGCCGCTGTCACGGCGCGGACGTCGCCGGGTCCTGCTGGGAACAGCAGCACCACCTCAACAA CTTTTGCTTCGAGCTGGATGCGGTTCCAGCGGAGTGCAGGCTGAAACCGCAGCAACGGGTCCCCGTGTCTGACGCCTTCGACG GACAGTCGGCTCTCCCCTGCTCACCGCAGAGCCCTGGTGCCCAACGTCTCCCCCCCAAGAAGTTCCGGCCGTCCCTGCTCATCCTGACCCCCAGCCCCGAGCTCTCCTCCCTCAGCTCCCCCGAAGGTGACCAGGTGGTTCCTTCCTTCCAGCGGTTGTCTGTGTACGAGCACGCCCCTCCTCTGACGTCGGGCCGCGGTACTAAGCCCCTTCCGCCGCTTCCCGGCCCGGTGGACCTCTCCTCGGACGAGGCCATGGATAACGAGGTGGAGTTCTTCACCAGCACGGACGAGAGCCAGCGGCTGGTGCCAGAGTCGTGCGCCAAGCCCGTGGGCTTCCGATACGGTGCCCTGAGCCGGCGCAGTTTCAGGGGCTGCGGGCAGATCAACTACGCCTACTATGACGGGCCAAGCGGAGACGGCGTCCCGGAGGAGGAGGTGCCATCATCTCCTCAAGCATCGCCTCCCGTTACCAGGCAACCGGCCACCCgcgaggtgcccaggcagcacgaGCGCCCCCAGCGGAGGCTGCGACGGTCCCATTCGGGTCCTGTGGGCTCCCTGAACAAACCCGCCGGCCTGCGTCTCTCCTCCACAAACCCAAGCACCCGCGCCCAAGACAAACCAGAGGTGCCCCCGCGGATCCCCATCCCGCCGCGACCATCCAAGGGCGCCGACCTCCGCCGCTGGTCGGCCGAGGTGCCTTTTGGGGGCTGCAGTGACGAGGACAAGCCCCCCAAAGTGCCGCCAAGGGATCCGCGATCCTGCAGCAGTCCTCGGACTCCCAGCCCCAAGAGTCTCCCCATATACATCAACGGTGTAATGCCCGCCACCCAAAGCTTTGCCCCCAACCCCAAGTACGTGAGCCGGGCCCTACAGAGGCAGCACAGCCTGGGCTCGCAGACTCCCCACTCCCCCTGCATCCTACCCATCATGGAGAACGGCAAGAAGGCCAGCACCACCCACTACTTCCTCCTCCCCAAGCGCCCTGTCTACTTAGACGGGGACAAGATCGACAAGTTCTTTAAGGAGACGGACAGCGAGAGCGACAGCCCTTCGAGCCTAGACTGGGATTGCGAGGCTCGACAGAAAGCACATATACACTTGGTATAG